AAGTTCACCCTACTCCAGACGCAGGACTATCAGATGCAGCTAATATGTTGGAACTTGAAAAGTTAGATGAATTAATAGGAAAACTGGTATGAACGAAGCAGAACAAAGATTGACACAAGTCAGAGCGTATGCTACGCAATGTATCAGAGAAGAGGCTGAAGCTACACTTAATTTGATAAATCAGTTAGATGAGAACTTTGATAAGGCTGTTAGCTTGATGTTCCATTGTACAGGTAAGGTTATCGTTACGGGTGTTGGCAAAAGTGGAAACATTGGTGCTAAGATTGCTGCAACCCTTTCTTCTACTGGTACACCTGCATTCTTTGTTAATCCTTTAGACGTCTATCATGGCGATTTGGGTGTAATGACAAAGGATGATGTTGTGTTGGCATTATCAAATTCTGGACAGACAGACGAGCTACTCCGCTTCATTCCAATGGTGCTTCACATGAATATTCCTATTATCGGAATGAGTGCCAATCCAAATTCGTTATTAGCAAAGTATTCTACAGCCCATTTGAAGGTGTGGGTTGAGAAAGAAGCGTGCCCTCTTAACCTTGCTCCAACCAGTTCAACAACGGCAGCTCTTGTCATGGGTGATGCCTTAGCGATTGCGCTTATGCGTGTACGCAACTTTAAGCCACAGGACTTTGCACAGTTCCACCCTGGTGGAGAGTTGGGAAAACGCTTGTTAACTACAGCACAAGATGTAATGCGTTCAGATGAACTTCCTATCATTCCAAAGGATATGCACTTAGGAGAAGCTATCATACATGTTAGTAAGGGCAAGCTTGGCTTGGGTGTATCGCTTGACAATGGGAAGGTGATAGGCTTGATAACAGATGGAGATATCCGTAGAGCTATGGAACGATGGCAGGCTGAGTTCTTTGACCATACAGTCAGTGATATTATGACAAGGGAACCGAAAATTGTCTTACCAACTACGAAGATTACAGAGATTCAACAGATTATGCAGCAGAATAAGGTACATACAGTGTTAGTATGCGATGAGGAAAGACACTTCTTAGGTGTTGTTGACCATTATAGTTGTATGCTGTAAAGATAGTTTTTATTATCTTATCTACGATATTTATATTGAGCAAAATAACCTTTGTTTGCCATAGGTTATTGTTTGCTATTGACGAAAATGAGAGAAAGAAAAGTGAACTTTAATACAAAAAAAGCCATTACATGCGTAATGGTATTATGTTACATACTATTTCCAACATATCTTTTAGCACAAACAGAGACACAAAACGCTGAATCTGGAGGGCATGAGATACTTACGAATAGAGCCGATTCTATGATTGTGAATCAGCTGCGCAAAAAGAATGTACACTTCTCTCATAATAACTCAGTAACCTTACTTACAACAGGTAAAGATAAGTTTAATGATCTATTCAAGGCCATTGACCAAGCACGCTCAAGTATTCACTTGGAATACTTCAACTTCCGCAATGATTCTATCAATGACGAACTCATACAACATTTAGCGGCAAAAGCGAAAGAAGGAGTTGAAGTTAGAGCAGTTTTTGATGGCTTTGGTAATGCAAGTAACAACCGTCCCATGAGGAAACGCCACCTGAAAGCGATTTGTGAAAAGGGCATTGAGATATATGAGTTTAAGCCAATGGAGTTCCCTTGGCTACACGATATATTCAACCGTGACCACCGTAAGATAGTTGTTATTGACGGAAAGGTTGCATATACGGGTGGAATGAATGTGGCTGACTATTATATTAATGGTACAGAAGTTGTCGGATCATGGCATGATATGCATTGTAGAATCGAGGGAGACGAGGTAAATACATTGCAGAATATCTTTCTTAATATGTGGTTTTTAGCATCTAAGCAGAGAATACATGGTGCTAAATATTATCGTGGAATCTCTAACGCTGATTATATAAAAGGCTTGAAACCTGATACTTGTGGATGTTCAGGAAGTAAAATGGTGGGTATTATTAACCGTGAACCACACATTTCAAAGGATATTATCCGTTATTTCTATGTGAATGCTATCAATGATGCAAAGGACAGTATAAAACTTATCAACCCATATTTTACACTGAGCAGAGCCTTGAAAAAAGCATTAAGAAATGCCGTAAAGCGAGGCGTAAAAGTAGAAATCCTACTGAGTGTAAAGAGTGATATCCCACTAACTCCTGATTGTGGATTCTATAATGCACATCAA
The Prevotella melaninogenica DNA segment above includes these coding regions:
- a CDS encoding KpsF/GutQ family sugar-phosphate isomerase gives rise to the protein MNEAEQRLTQVRAYATQCIREEAEATLNLINQLDENFDKAVSLMFHCTGKVIVTGVGKSGNIGAKIAATLSSTGTPAFFVNPLDVYHGDLGVMTKDDVVLALSNSGQTDELLRFIPMVLHMNIPIIGMSANPNSLLAKYSTAHLKVWVEKEACPLNLAPTSSTTAALVMGDALAIALMRVRNFKPQDFAQFHPGGELGKRLLTTAQDVMRSDELPIIPKDMHLGEAIIHVSKGKLGLGVSLDNGKVIGLITDGDIRRAMERWQAEFFDHTVSDIMTREPKIVLPTTKITEIQQIMQQNKVHTVLVCDEERHFLGVVDHYSCML
- a CDS encoding phospholipase D-like domain-containing protein; translation: MRERKVNFNTKKAITCVMVLCYILFPTYLLAQTETQNAESGGHEILTNRADSMIVNQLRKKNVHFSHNNSVTLLTTGKDKFNDLFKAIDQARSSIHLEYFNFRNDSINDELIQHLAAKAKEGVEVRAVFDGFGNASNNRPMRKRHLKAICEKGIEIYEFKPMEFPWLHDIFNRDHRKIVVIDGKVAYTGGMNVADYYINGTEVVGSWHDMHCRIEGDEVNTLQNIFLNMWFLASKQRIHGAKYYRGISNADYIKGLKPDTCGCSGSKMVGIINREPHISKDIIRYFYVNAINDAKDSIKLINPYFTLSRALKKALRNAVKRGVKVEILLSVKSDIPLTPDCGFYNAHQLMKQGCTIWMYEKGFHHTKIITVDGQFCTVGSANLNARSLRWDREENAVIVDACTTHELDELFEAQKKDSFKLTEAKWKQWRTPWQRFRGWFAHLLSPFL